Proteins encoded by one window of Arabidopsis thaliana chromosome 2, partial sequence:
- a CDS encoding RING/U-box superfamily protein (RING/U-box superfamily protein; FUNCTIONS IN: zinc ion binding; CONTAINS InterPro DOMAIN/s: Zinc finger, RING-type (InterPro:IPR001841), Zinc finger, C3HC4 RING-type (InterPro:IPR018957); BEST Arabidopsis thaliana protein match is: RING/U-box superfamily protein (TAIR:AT1G14200.1); Has 30893 Blast hits to 17053 proteins in 804 species: Archae - 45; Bacteria - 3195; Metazoa - 9909; Fungi - 5711; Plants - 4804; Viruses - 543; Other Eukaryotes - 6686 (source: NCBI BLink).), with product MSSDMRDERFFYHRYLSVTNRTTPTTATNLPTSTSNMRSTSLMTPRVAHTSMSSGGDFPDDRFFHARHQSATDRAASNRSRAIMPISTTNVPSSTSNSPRVLQTSMSRRGTSPMSSSTRRSVQASMSARETVPSSTSTRSMQTSTSTPEIMPTSSRNVITSSEEVANTFTQTSYIQFGSLWETNTTPSTRSWPTVPSSNSPRVLQTSMSRRGTSPMSSSTRRNVQSSMSGRETVSSSTSTSSMQTSMSTPEIMPTSSRNVITRSEEVANTFSTQTPYIQFGRLWETNTTSSTRSRTTVPTSTTNVPSSNSSRVLQTSMSTRGTFPMSSSTRMSVQASMLAPGTVSSSMSTVEIMPTSARNMITMSEEVANSFTQTSYIQFGSLWETFKTVTKLSRVAMVENGECVICLEEWRKETYVTSSTSNMRTSSLMTLTRFIDEQISLRATVSSTRTTARLLTNESPATIRAVAMLPRVAMVEKGECVICFEEWSKSDMETELPCKHKYHLECVEKWLKIHTSCPQCRYKLSCVYKSFLML from the exons ATGTCCTCGGATATGCGTGACGAGCGTTTCTTTTATCATCGATATCTTTCCGTTACAAATAGAACAACTCCAACTACGGCAACAAACTTGCCAACATCGACATCGAACATGCGATCTACGAGTTTGATGACACCAAGGGTTGCACATACTTCAATGTCATCTGGAGGAGATTTTCCCGACGACCGTTTTTTCCATGCTCGTCATCAGTCCGCTACGGATAGAGCAGCTTCAAATAGAAGCAGGGCGATCATGCCCATATCGACAACAAACGTGCCATCATCCACATCAAACTCACCTAGGGTTTTGCAGACCTCAATGTCGAGACGAGGTACCTCGCCAATGTCCTCGTCGACGAGGAGGAGTGTGCAAGCATCCATGTCAGCACGAGAAACCGTACCATCGTCGACATCAACGAGGAGCATGCAAACGTCTACGTCAACCCCGGAAATTATGCCTACATCATCAAGAAATGTGATAACAAGCAGCGAAGAAGTAGCAAATACATTCACTCAAACTTCTTACATACAATTTGGGAGCCTGTGGGAGACGAATACAACTCCTTCAACTAGGAGTTGGCCGACCGTGCCATCATCAAACTCACCTAGAGTTTTGCAGACGTCAATGTCGAGACGAGGTACCTCCCCAATGTCCTCGTCGACGAGGAGGAATGTGCAATCATCCATGTCAGGACGAGAAACCGTATCATCGTCGACATCAACGAGTAGCATGCAAACGTCAATGTCAACACCGGAAATTATGCCTACATCATCAAGAAATGTGATAACAAGGAGCGAAGAAGTAGCAAATACATTCAGTACTCAAACTCCTTACATACAATTTGGGAGGCTGTGGGAGACGAATACAACTTCTTCAACTAGGAGTAGGACTACCGTGCCCACATCGACCACAAACGTGCCTTCATCAAACTCATCTAGGGTTTTGCAGACGTCAATGTCGACACGAGGTACCTTCCCAATGTCCTCGTCGACCAGGATGAGTGTGCAAGCGTCAATGTTGGCACCAGGAACCGTATCATCGTCAATGTCAACAGTAGAGATTATGCCTACATCGGCAAGAAATATGATAACAATGAGTGAAGAAGTAGCAAATTCATTCACTCAAACTTCTTACATACAATTTGGGAGCTTGTGGGAGACGTTTAAAACTGTAACAAAGTTGTCGCGTGTAGCGATGGTGGAGAATGGAGAGTGTGTGATATGTCTGGAGGAATGGCGCAAAG AAACGTACGTAACATCATCGACATCGAACATGCGGACATCGAGTTTGATGACACTAACGAGGTTCATCGATGAGCAAATATCTTTACGAGCAACCGTTTCGTCGACGAGGACGACCGCACGGTTGTTGACTAATGAATCGCCGGCAACGATACGGGCGGTAGCGATGTTACCACGTGTAGCGATGGTGGAGAAAGGAGAGTGTGTGATATGTTTCGAGGAATGGAGCAAAAGTGATATGGAAACAGAGCTGCCATGTAAACACAAGTATCACTTGGAGTGTGTGGAGAAGTGGTTGAAGATTCACACCTCGTGTCCTCAATGTAGATACAAGCTTTCTTGTGTATATAAAAGCTTTTTGATGTTGTGA
- a CDS encoding hypothetical protein (DUF577) (Family of unknown function (DUF577); CONTAINS InterPro DOMAIN/s: Protein of unknown function DUF577 (InterPro:IPR007598); BEST Arabidopsis thaliana protein match is: Family of unknown function (DUF577) (TAIR:AT5G37410.1); Has 114 Blast hits to 63 proteins in 11 species: Archae - 0; Bacteria - 0; Metazoa - 2; Fungi - 0; Plants - 106; Viruses - 0; Other Eukaryotes - 6 (source: NCBI BLink).), producing the protein MEMIVFAVRMMMVDIEVMKLSGKNTREILVSESHEEVAMIIDHLFKRQDSEEYKTSRALYDICVSCNPESDIKILRKIVSFVTYNVVELHKDKWDELGDCILSLASSKEPVKAFHVFIDLPPVYKNQCHFVLASMNEIEGVVGTETKEIVRNAKMLITEPHDDLKNGREEFERATRLYCIEFYKRACGKRNGSWSCEERFQRCGNNWNDTVLANTNSLLWRLYAIKGNVIVERGVKQVEKELPENERGGTFTTWTVRKDEEAAAREEQIKREDARKRDAESRLEVLRNVRGLAPLTGGREGVLEKRNDENDSVRGEGDDGGCGGYEAKKKKMSGKKSLKELKRERVEKERERALFMKQSQRAGGFSRR; encoded by the exons ATGGAGATGATAGTGTTCGCggtgaggatgatgatggtggATATAGAGGTGATGAAGCTGAGTGGGAAGAACA CGAGAGAGATTCTTGTTAGTGAAAGCCATGAAGAAGTAGCGATGATCATCGATCATCTCTTTAAGCGTCAAGACTCCGAAGAGTATAAAACATCGCGTGCGCTTTACGACATCTGCGTTTCTTGTAACCCAG aatcTGACATCAAGATCCTCAGGAAAATCGTGTCTTTTGTAACTTACAATGTCGTGGAGTTGCATAAAGACAAATGGGACGAGCTCGGTGATTGTATATTATCCCTAGCGAGTAGCAAAGAACCTGTCAAGGCTTTTCACGTCTTCATCGATCTGCCACCAGTCTACAAGA ATCAATGCCATTTTGTGTTGGCTTCCATGAACGAGATCGAAGGAGTAGTCGGAACAGAGACCAAGGAGATTGTGAGGAATGCCAAAATGTTGATTACAGAACCACATGATGATCTTAAGAATGGTAGAGAAGAGTTTGAACGAGCTACGAGATTATATTGCATCGA ATTCTATAAGAGAGCTTGTGGAAAGAGAAATGGAAGTTGGTCTTGTGAGGAGAGGTTTCAGAGATGTGGAAACAACTGGAATGATACAGTACTAGCCAATACAAATTCATTGCTTTGGAGACTGTATGCAATCAAAGGCAATGTAATTGTTGAGAGAGGAGTGAAACAAGTTGAGAAAGAGCTTCCAGAGAATGA AAGAGGTGGAACGTTTACAACTTGGACAGTCCGAAAGGATGAAGAAGCTGCGGCTAGAGAAGAGCAGATCAAACGCGAGGACGCTAGAAAAAGAGATGCTGAATCTCGTCTCGAAGTGCTTCGTAACGTCCGTGGTTTAGCCCCTCTCACCGGAGGCAGAGAAGG CGTCCTTGAGAAACGTAACGATGAAAATGATAGTGTTCGAGGTGAGGGTGATGATGGTGGATGTGGTGGTTATGaagctaagaagaagaagatgagtggGAAGAAGAGCTTAAAGGAGTTGAAGAGGGAGAGGGTtgagaaggaaagagagagagcccTTTTCATGAAACAGAGCCAGAGAGCCGGTGGTTTTTCTCGGAGGTGA
- the RNS1 gene encoding ribonuclease 1 (ribonuclease 1 (RNS1); FUNCTIONS IN: ribonuclease activity, endoribonuclease activity; INVOLVED IN: cellular response to phosphate starvation, aging, response to wounding, anthocyanin biosynthetic process; LOCATED IN: extracellular region, cell wall, plasma membrane; EXPRESSED IN: 9 plant structures; EXPRESSED DURING: 4 anthesis, C globular stage, petal differentiation and expansion stage; CONTAINS InterPro DOMAIN/s: Ribonuclease T2 (InterPro:IPR001568), Ribonuclease T2, active site (InterPro:IPR018188); BEST Arabidopsis thaliana protein match is: Ribonuclease T2 family protein (TAIR:AT1G14220.1); Has 2632 Blast hits to 2631 proteins in 514 species: Archae - 0; Bacteria - 441; Metazoa - 304; Fungi - 244; Plants - 1533; Viruses - 7; Other Eukaryotes - 103 (source: NCBI BLink).): protein MKILLASLCLISLLVILPSVFSASSSSEDFDFFYFVQQWPGSYCDTQKKCCYPNSGKPAADFGIHGLWPNYKDGTYPSNCDASKPFDSSTISDLLTSMKKSWPTLACPSGSGEAFWEHEWEKHGTCSESVIDQHEYFQTALNLKQKTNLLGALTKAGINPDGKSYSLESIRDSIKESIGFTPWVECNRDGSGNSQLYQVYLCVDRSGSGLIECPVFPHGKCGAEIEFPSF from the exons ATGAAGATTCTTCTAGCATCATTGTGTTTGATCAGTCTTCTCGTAATCTTGCCTTCtgtcttctctgcttcttcttcctctgaagattttgatttcttctactTCGTCCAACAA TGGCCAGGATCATACTGTGACACACAGAAGAAGTGTTGTTATCCAAATTCAGGCAAACCAGCTGCTGATTTTGGCATTCATGGTCTTTGGCCTAACTACAAAGATGGAACTTATCCATCTAACTGTGATGCCTCTAAACCATTCGATAGCTCAACG ATATCAGATCTTCTCACTTCAATGAAGAAGAGCTGGCCAACACTGGCTTGCCCAAGCGGTTCAGGTGAAGCGTTTTGGGAGCACGAATGGGAGAAGCATGGTACTTGCTCTGAATCGGTTATCGATCAACATGAATATTTCCAAACCGCTCTTAACCTTAAACAGAAAACCAATCTCCTTGGAGCTCTAACCAAAGCCG GGATTAATCCGGATGGAAAATCTTACTCTTTGGAGAGCATAAGAGATTCGATAAAAGAGTCAATTGGTTTCACTCCTTGGGTTGAGTGTAACAGAGATGGTTCTGGTAATAGCCAATTGTACCAAGTCTATCTTTGTGTTGACCGGTCTGGTTCCGGTTTAATCGAATGTCCGGTTTTCCCACATGGGAAATGTGGAGCTGAGATCGAATTCCCTTCTTTTTAG